The Longimicrobiaceae bacterium genomic sequence CGCCTGCCATTCCGCTGCTGCAGATCCTTGCGCTCTTCGGCATGTTCCGGATGAGCTACAACACTGCGGCTGCATTCGTTCGTGCCCGCGGTCAGGCCTACCGACTGCTGTTCAGTCAGCTCGTATACGCAACGCTTGTGGTGGGTGGCTCCTGGTGGATCATTCCCAGGGCAGGTTTGATGGGGGTGAGTTGGGTCGTGGGCGGTGCGATTACGTCGATGTGGCTGCTGGTGGTCGTTTTTGCGAACCGGTCAGCGGGTGTCCGAATCGGTGAGTTCGTGCAGGTGCTCGCCTCCTCCGCAGGACCGCCGGTGCTGCTCGCGGGAGCCTTTTACGGCCTGGTGATGGCGATGAGAGCGATCGCGGTTCCGTCGCTTGCTGTGCTACTGGGCGGAGGGTTGCTCTTTGCCGGAACAAGCCTGGCGTGCTTGTACTATCAGGCCCGCCGCGTCGGCCACCCCGCTGTGGATTCACTTCTGACGCGCATCCACGGTTTGGTCTCAGCGGTTTCACACCGCGGCCAACGGTTTTCCAGAACAACCGCAAATTAGTTTCGAGCTTCCCTTGCCGTGCGAACGAATCTCGCAGCCAACATTCATTGTTTCCACCGGCCGTGCCGGCTCCATGATGCTGGCGAAGGCACTTGCGGAGCTGCCGGGAGTCCGGTCTCTCCATGAGCCGGAGCCGCACCTCGTCACGGAGGGCTATCTCCGCTGGGCGGGCAGGATGAGCTCCGAAGAAGCGGCTCAGCAACTGCGCCTGAAACGCTCGTCGTTGATCGATGAAGCTCGCAAAGCCGGTGAGATCTATGTGGAGAGCTCACATTACTGCTCTCATCTGATTCCAGAGCTGGCCAGGGTTTTCGACGCGAAGTTCGTGTTCCTGCACCGTGATGCACGAGGCTTCACCAGAAGCGGGTTGGCCCGACCACATTGGTATCCCGATTTCGATGCTGTCGAGCGCCTCAAGACGTTCGTCCGGAGACGGTTCGGAGTTCAGGTCGGCAATTTCTGGCACGACCACCGGCTCGAGCCTCCCGCGGAGCTCGACACCCGTATGAAGAAGATCGCATGGCTCTGGACGGAGATCAATCGAGTCATTCTGCGGGATCTGGCGACCGTCGAGGACGATCGCAAGTTCGAGATCAGGCTCGACGAGGTCGGCCCCGAAAGGCTAGCGGAGCTGGCGCGATTCATCGGATGTGACTTCGGAGAAGCCGATCTGAACAGGATGGTCGAAGTCGCCGAGCGGAAACCCAACAGGAGAACGAGCGCTCCGCCAGAAGACGACGAATGGGACGAAAGCGCCTTTCTGGCGATTACAGCTGAGACGAGCCGCGCCCTCGGCTACGACGAAGAGCGGGTGTGAATAGCGCGATGAAGGAAGATCGTAAACGACGTCTGTCACAACGTCCGCTCCCCGCCGAATTGAAGCTCGGCTCTCAGTTTGAACCGGTCGAGCGGCTGATCACTTCCTCTACCAGCCCGTGGGCGGTGTCCGCGGACGCCGCGCAGGTGCTGGCCCGCCTGGTGGTTGCCGGGAACCGCAGGAGGATTCTCGAATTCGGAGCGGGCGTTTCGTCCCAGGTGTTCGCGGCTGCACTCCGCGAAATCGGTGGAGGGTCGTTGACGTCGGTCGAAGAGCATCCGGAATGGTGTGAGGAGGCGTGGGCGCAGGTGCAGGCCGTCCCGGGGGTGGATTCGATGCTCGTCGCCTCCAGAGTTCGCCTCACTATCGACCGGAGAGGTGTTTACTTCGGCTACTCGCGGCGGGATGAGATCATCCGCAGAGGGCCATTCGACCTGGTGTTTGTCGATGCCCCTTATGGAGCCATGGGAAGGGATGGGGCGCTGCACGCTTGCTTCGAGGCCCTGGCTCCCGGTGCCCTGATCGTGCTCGATGATTCGGCTCGTGACCGCGAGCAGGGTGTCTTGCGCCGCTGGTTGTCGATCTATCCCGGACTGGACGTCATGGCGAACGATCCCGATGTCGCTCGCGGGCTTTCGATCCTTAGCTATGCGAGCCCTGGCAGCGGTAGGCCGTCATTTTCACTCGCCGCGTGGACGAGCGGCGCGCTGGACCTCCTTCAATCAACCGGGGCGATCTGGCGCTATCGGAGGCGAAAGCTGGAATGGAGTTGAGAAGTAGTCTGCAGGAGCTGAAGGTGTCGACGGCGCAGAGCTGGATGTCCCCCTCGCACGAGCCGGGGCTCGTCTCGGTAATCATCCCTACGTACAACCGGTCTGGCCTGCTCCTGGAAGCGCTCGATTCCCTGGCTCGACAGACGTATCGCCCGATCGAAGTGATCGTTGTCGACGACGGATCGAGTGACGATACCCCCGAAGCCGTGGAGCGATGGATAGCGGGACTCGTATCGGGGGATGGCCTGCGCGTCCGTTATCATCGGCAGATCAACAAAGGCGCACCCTCTGCACGAAATCGTGGTCTGATCGAGTCCAGGGGGGAGTTCATTCAATTTCTCGACTCCGACGATCTGTTGTCGCCGCGAAAGATCGAGCTCGGCGTCGCGGCACTCGTAGAAGATCCTGAGGTAGACCTCGTCTATGGGCCGACGGAGCTGGTCGGCGCGGACGGAGCGGCTTACCCGGGACTCGAGACCGATGATCCGCAGCTTGTTCTGGAGGCGGTGTGTGTCAAGTCCGTCTGGACGATCATGGGTCCGCTGTATCGTCGGGGGCTGTGCGTGGAGGCCGGCCCCTGGCTGGAAGAGCTGAGCTGCTGGCAGGATAGGGAGTACGCCCTCCGCATACTGGCAGCCGCACCGGAGCTTCGTTTCGTTCCAGACGCAGTCTCGTACTACCGCCTAGGCCACGGCCCGAGCATCGGAGACAACTGGTCGCGCAGCCTGCGTGATCTGCGCAGTATCCGCCGGGCCGTGGAAGCCGCCGCACGCACCATCGAGGCCGGATGCGGCCTTACCCCGCGGATGCGCGAGAGCCTGGCCCGTCACCTGGCCCACGCAGGGCGGCTGCTGGGGCAGCTTGGAGAGGTGGAAGAGGCGAGGGCGGCGTTGCGAAGCGCCGAGGCGCTCGCGCGAGGAAGCGCCTACGCCCGCACCGTCTCCCTCCTGCGCCTGATCACGCGCGTGGCGGGATTCCGGCTCACCAACCGCGGCATCGCGCTTCGCGCCCGGCTGCGGGGGCGCGCTGCGGGTGTGGCGGCTTGAGCCTTGGGCGGGCGCATGTCCGGGACCCTCTTCCTCTTCACCTACACCTATCCCTACGGGACGGCGGAGACTTTCCTGGAGACGGA encodes the following:
- a CDS encoding class I SAM-dependent methyltransferase, with amino-acid sequence MKEDRKRRLSQRPLPAELKLGSQFEPVERLITSSTSPWAVSADAAQVLARLVVAGNRRRILEFGAGVSSQVFAAALREIGGGSLTSVEEHPEWCEEAWAQVQAVPGVDSMLVASRVRLTIDRRGVYFGYSRRDEIIRRGPFDLVFVDAPYGAMGRDGALHACFEALAPGALIVLDDSARDREQGVLRRWLSIYPGLDVMANDPDVARGLSILSYASPGSGRPSFSLAAWTSGALDLLQSTGAIWRYRRRKLEWS
- a CDS encoding glycosyltransferase; this encodes MELRSSLQELKVSTAQSWMSPSHEPGLVSVIIPTYNRSGLLLEALDSLARQTYRPIEVIVVDDGSSDDTPEAVERWIAGLVSGDGLRVRYHRQINKGAPSARNRGLIESRGEFIQFLDSDDLLSPRKIELGVAALVEDPEVDLVYGPTELVGADGAAYPGLETDDPQLVLEAVCVKSVWTIMGPLYRRGLCVEAGPWLEELSCWQDREYALRILAAAPELRFVPDAVSYYRLGHGPSIGDNWSRSLRDLRSIRRAVEAAARTIEAGCGLTPRMRESLARHLAHAGRLLGQLGEVEEARAALRSAEALARGSAYARTVSLLRLITRVAGFRLTNRGIALRARLRGRAAGVAA